One genomic segment of Paenibacillus durus includes these proteins:
- a CDS encoding carbohydrate ABC transporter permease: MITEKSRLKSLGNQLFFTGPTIIFFAIAVLIPFAYGLYLTLTDMTSPVNPIKFSGFGNYKTAFTDTAFWESMWLTVEFVVATVIIINILGFVLAFLVTSGVKMQNFFRTALFTPNLIGGLILGYIWQFIFVQTLPSIGDKLGIEWLRLGWLGDEHLAFWAIVIVTIWQSAGYMMIIFVAGLVNVPKDVMEAATIDGANAWQRLRNVILPLMVPSFVVTIFLTLKNAFMVYDVNYSLTAGGPYGSTTMVSMHVVQKAFTENIYGVGQAEAIVLFIIVAVITGLQVYFSKRMEVAA; the protein is encoded by the coding sequence CGGAAAAAAGCCGGCTGAAGTCGCTCGGCAACCAATTGTTTTTTACCGGTCCCACGATTATTTTCTTCGCCATAGCGGTACTGATTCCATTTGCCTATGGCCTGTATCTTACGCTGACAGATATGACCTCCCCCGTTAATCCGATCAAGTTCTCGGGTTTCGGCAACTATAAAACCGCATTTACGGATACCGCGTTCTGGGAATCCATGTGGCTTACGGTCGAATTCGTCGTGGCGACAGTCATCATCATTAATATCCTTGGCTTTGTTCTGGCATTTCTGGTCACTTCCGGCGTGAAAATGCAAAATTTCTTTCGGACGGCGCTGTTCACTCCGAATCTGATCGGCGGATTGATCCTCGGCTACATCTGGCAGTTCATCTTCGTGCAGACGCTTCCGTCCATCGGAGACAAGCTCGGCATCGAATGGCTGCGGCTGGGCTGGCTGGGGGATGAGCACCTGGCTTTCTGGGCCATCGTAATTGTAACGATTTGGCAGTCGGCGGGCTATATGATGATTATTTTTGTCGCAGGTCTGGTCAATGTTCCAAAAGACGTCATGGAGGCGGCCACAATCGACGGGGCGAACGCATGGCAGCGCTTAAGAAATGTCATTCTCCCGCTGATGGTTCCATCCTTTGTCGTCACAATCTTTTTGACCTTGAAAAATGCCTTTATGGTCTATGACGTGAATTACTCCCTGACCGCAGGCGGGCCATACGGCAGTACGACCATGGTATCCATGCATGTCGTCCAAAAAGCTTTTACGGAAAATATCTACGGTGTCGGCCAGGCCGAAGCGATCGTGCTGTTCATCATAGTGGCGGTTATTACAGGTTTGCAGGTTTATTTCAGTAAGAGAATGGAGGTTGCCGCCTAA
- a CDS encoding carbohydrate ABC transporter permease, whose amino-acid sequence MEARKRAASILTYTLLIISFVVFVFPFFLMVVNSFKNNGEILESPFSLPASLNFGHFAEVVDKMNFLVSFRNTVVITLLSVLLIGIFAAMTAYYMVRRPTKFNNGLFALMVASMIIPFQSIMIPLIYIYGAKLHWIDAAPIPLLIILYIGFGSALSIFMYHGFVKSIPYELEEASLLDGCTRPQTFFRIVLPMLAPTSVTIAILNVLWIWNDYLLPSLVLTKDRDFTMPIKMKVFNGTYMNNWELLIPALLLTILPILVAYLFGQRYIIRGVSQGAIK is encoded by the coding sequence ATGGAAGCCAGAAAAAGAGCAGCCTCTATCCTCACTTATACTTTGCTGATCATATCCTTTGTTGTCTTTGTCTTTCCGTTCTTCCTCATGGTTGTCAACTCGTTCAAGAACAACGGCGAGATACTCGAAAGTCCTTTTTCCCTGCCGGCCAGCCTGAATTTCGGGCATTTTGCCGAAGTCGTCGATAAGATGAATTTCTTGGTATCGTTTAGAAATACGGTTGTGATTACCTTGCTAAGCGTTCTGCTCATCGGCATATTCGCGGCAATGACCGCTTATTACATGGTCAGACGTCCGACCAAATTCAATAACGGGCTCTTTGCACTGATGGTTGCATCGATGATTATTCCTTTTCAATCCATCATGATCCCGCTGATTTATATCTACGGAGCCAAGCTTCATTGGATCGATGCGGCGCCGATTCCGCTGCTCATTATCCTCTATATCGGGTTCGGCAGCGCACTCTCGATATTTATGTATCACGGCTTCGTAAAGTCGATACCTTATGAGCTCGAAGAAGCTTCGCTGCTGGATGGCTGCACGCGGCCGCAGACTTTTTTCAGAATTGTGCTGCCCATGCTCGCCCCAACCTCGGTGACGATCGCCATTCTGAACGTGCTCTGGATCTGGAACGACTACTTGCTGCCGTCCCTTGTGCTTACGAAAGACCGGGATTTCACCATGCCGATCAAAATGAAAGTGTTTAACGGAACGTATATGAACAACTGGGAACTGCTGATTCCCGCGCTGCTGCTCACCATCCTGCCCATCCTTGTCGCTTACCTGTTCGGGCAGCGTTATATTATCCGGGGCGTCAGCCAGGGAGCGATTAAATAA